The DNA sequence CACGTCCACGTGCTGTCGTTCGACCAGCTCAACGCCTACGACGTGCTCGTCTCCGACGACATCGTCTTCACCCAGGCCGCTCTCGAGGCGTTCATCTCCTCGAAGTCCGGCGCCAACCAGGAGGTCTCCGCATGAGCGAGCAGGCATCTGTTCTCCAGACGGCCCTGAACAAGGACCCGCGCGACATCATCCTGAAGCCGGTCGTGTCCGAGAAGAGCTACGGTCTGATCGACGAGGGCAAGTACACCTTCCTCGTGGACCCGCGCGCTTCGAAGACCGAGATCAAGCTCGCCATCGAGAAGATCTTCGGCGTCAAGGTCGCAGGGGTCAACACCCTCAACCGCGTCGGCAAGGCTCGTCGCACCCGCTTCGGCACCGGCAAGCGCAAGGACACCAAGCGCGCCATCGTGACCCTGAAGTCGGGCACCATCGACATCTTCACGGCAATCGGCTGATCCGGGGGATAAAGGACAATCATGGCTA is a window from the Microbacterium sp. LWO14-1.2 genome containing:
- the rplW gene encoding 50S ribosomal protein L23, with translation MSEQASVLQTALNKDPRDIILKPVVSEKSYGLIDEGKYTFLVDPRASKTEIKLAIEKIFGVKVAGVNTLNRVGKARRTRFGTGKRKDTKRAIVTLKSGTIDIFTAIG